The proteins below come from a single Paraburkholderia flagellata genomic window:
- a CDS encoding LLM class flavin-dependent oxidoreductase — MSQPAGTRRGHLRLGAFLYPTGHHIAAWRHPHANANAGSDFRHYVELARIAEAAKFDLIFLADGSGTRGDNADFLSRTAHSYVAQFEPITLLSALAAVTDHIGLVGTASTTFNEPYHIARKFASLDHISGGRAGWNLVTSSSEHEARNFGFDEHLAHATRYERAAEFADVVEGLWDSWDDDAFLHDKAAGRFFDPAKRHVLAHRGEFFKVRGPLNVARAPQGRPVVVQAGSSEAGKALAARTAEVIFTAQQRLEDAVAFYADVKGRMAQYGRGPGDLKIMPGVMPIVGRTEAEAREKFEALQALIDPAVGLAMVSTLTGGFDLSGYPLDGPIPDLPETNASKSRQALTLTLARRENLTLRQLYLRVAGARGHWQLVGTPEQIADALEARFVNYGADGYNIMPALLPDSLTDFVELVLPELRRRGLFRSEYEGRTLREHLGLKRPGSRHVREEALESGV; from the coding sequence ATGAGCCAACCTGCTGGAACACGGCGCGGTCATCTGCGCCTCGGCGCTTTTCTCTATCCCACTGGCCACCATATCGCGGCGTGGCGGCACCCGCATGCGAACGCCAACGCGGGCAGCGATTTTCGCCACTACGTCGAACTGGCGCGCATTGCGGAAGCCGCGAAATTCGATCTGATCTTTCTCGCAGACGGGTCGGGTACACGCGGCGACAACGCCGACTTCCTGAGCCGCACCGCGCACAGCTATGTCGCGCAGTTCGAGCCGATCACGCTGCTTTCGGCGCTCGCGGCTGTCACGGATCACATCGGCCTCGTCGGCACGGCTTCCACGACCTTCAACGAGCCGTATCACATCGCGCGCAAGTTCGCTTCGCTCGATCACATCAGCGGCGGGCGCGCCGGCTGGAATCTCGTCACGTCGTCGAGCGAGCACGAGGCGCGCAACTTCGGCTTCGACGAGCATCTCGCGCATGCCACGCGCTACGAGCGCGCCGCCGAATTCGCCGATGTCGTGGAAGGCCTGTGGGACAGCTGGGACGACGACGCTTTCCTGCACGACAAAGCCGCCGGCCGCTTCTTCGATCCTGCGAAGCGCCATGTGCTCGCGCATCGCGGCGAATTCTTCAAGGTGCGCGGGCCGCTGAACGTGGCGCGCGCGCCGCAGGGGCGGCCCGTGGTCGTGCAGGCGGGCTCTTCGGAGGCAGGCAAGGCGCTGGCCGCGCGCACGGCCGAGGTGATCTTCACCGCGCAGCAGAGGCTGGAAGACGCCGTGGCGTTCTACGCCGACGTGAAAGGCCGCATGGCGCAATACGGGCGCGGCCCGGGCGATCTGAAGATCATGCCGGGCGTGATGCCGATTGTCGGACGCACCGAGGCCGAGGCGCGCGAGAAGTTCGAGGCGCTGCAGGCGTTGATCGATCCGGCGGTGGGGCTCGCCATGGTGTCCACGTTGACGGGCGGCTTCGATCTATCGGGCTACCCGCTCGACGGCCCGATTCCCGATCTGCCGGAAACCAATGCGAGCAAGAGCCGCCAGGCGCTCACGCTGACGCTCGCGCGGCGCGAAAACCTGACGCTGCGCCAGTTGTACCTGCGCGTGGCGGGCGCGCGCGGGCACTGGCAACTCGTGGGGACGCCAGAGCAGATTGCCGATGCGCTGGAAGCGCGTTTCGTGAACTACGGCGCGGACGGCTACAACATCATGCCCGCGCTGCTGCCCGACTCGCTGACCGATTTCGTCGAACTCGTGCTGCCTGAATTGCGGCGGCGCGGACTTTTTCGCAGCGAGTACGAGGGGCGCACGCTGCGCGAGCATCTCGGCTTGAAGCGACCGGGCTCGCGACATGTGCGTGAAGAGGCGCTCGAGTCGGGCGTTTGA
- a CDS encoding tetratricopeptide repeat protein produces MTTPLAPPLDDILREANALCETHRFADALALLDPHIGQPPDDATRAPALHLAALSAMGTGDAARAQALWMRCLAAKPDYAQAYSGLAALFAALGVLDQAQALYERLLSLTPADADARSNLGVVLQRQTRHAESEATFRAVLAHCPAHADAHYNLGLLLQGQSRHAEAESAFRAAIAANARHSKAYNALGALLRDQARGDDAAEAFRQALLIQPQYPEALNNLAMLLKASGKLTEAELAARLALQIRPNFVDALNNLGCVLTDLKRVPEAEAAFRQVLVLAPNHTEAHYNLGVALHTLERLPEAEAAYRETLRRLPGRVEAYNNLACVLMALGRRGEALDVLHEAVAVRPDFAEAHFNIASLLKEYGRLDEAEAGYRRALDANPEYGDAKFRLATLLISMGRFEEGFARYECRYTMPGFVHHATQRLLQCPAWQGEPLAGRSLLLWQEDGLGDMLQFGRYARVLKAQGAAHVTFACQPPLHRLFRGVEGIDAVIDHEAGAAAAGQFDCWVSPISVPHLLGTTLQTIPAPLACTPEPALVEHWGARLATLAPGPRIGIVWKGNPKHFNDAHRSLPTLAALAPLWNLPGVQFVSLQKGQGEDEAQNPPASLPLLHLGSDVGDFVDTAAIIAQLDLVICVDTSTAHLAASLGKPCWVLLPQYDLDWRWMHEREDSPWYPGTMRLFRQRMNEAWSAVVERVREACAERFGV; encoded by the coding sequence ATGACGACGCCCCTCGCGCCCCCCCTCGACGACATCCTGCGCGAAGCCAATGCGCTCTGCGAAACCCACCGCTTCGCCGATGCGCTCGCCTTGCTCGACCCGCACATCGGCCAGCCGCCGGACGACGCGACGCGCGCCCCCGCACTCCATCTCGCGGCCCTCAGCGCGATGGGCACGGGCGACGCGGCGCGCGCCCAGGCGCTCTGGATGCGCTGCCTCGCGGCAAAGCCGGACTACGCGCAGGCGTACAGCGGGCTCGCCGCGCTCTTTGCGGCGCTCGGCGTACTCGATCAAGCCCAGGCGCTCTATGAACGGCTGCTGAGCCTCACGCCCGCCGACGCCGACGCGCGCAGCAACCTGGGCGTCGTCCTGCAGCGCCAGACGCGCCACGCTGAAAGCGAAGCGACCTTTCGCGCCGTGCTCGCGCACTGCCCGGCCCACGCCGACGCCCACTACAACCTCGGCCTCCTGCTGCAAGGACAAAGCCGCCACGCAGAAGCCGAAAGCGCGTTTCGCGCCGCCATCGCGGCGAATGCGCGCCATTCGAAGGCGTACAACGCGCTGGGCGCGCTGCTGCGGGATCAGGCGCGCGGCGACGACGCCGCAGAGGCCTTTCGCCAGGCCCTGCTGATCCAGCCGCAGTATCCGGAGGCGCTCAACAATCTCGCCATGCTGCTCAAGGCGTCCGGCAAGCTCACGGAAGCCGAACTTGCGGCACGCCTTGCGCTGCAGATTCGCCCCAATTTCGTGGATGCGCTCAACAACCTCGGTTGCGTACTCACCGACCTCAAGCGCGTGCCCGAGGCGGAAGCCGCCTTTCGCCAGGTGCTCGTGCTCGCGCCGAACCACACCGAGGCGCACTACAACCTCGGCGTCGCGCTGCATACGCTCGAGCGGCTGCCCGAGGCCGAAGCGGCGTATCGCGAGACGCTGCGCCGCCTGCCGGGCCGCGTGGAGGCATATAACAATCTTGCCTGCGTGCTGATGGCGCTAGGGCGCCGCGGCGAAGCGCTCGACGTGCTCCACGAGGCCGTGGCCGTACGGCCCGATTTCGCCGAGGCGCACTTCAATATCGCGAGTCTGCTCAAGGAGTACGGCCGGCTCGACGAAGCGGAGGCCGGCTACCGCCGCGCGCTCGACGCGAACCCCGAATACGGCGACGCGAAATTCCGTCTCGCCACGCTGCTCATCAGCATGGGCCGCTTCGAGGAAGGCTTCGCGCGCTACGAATGCCGCTATACCATGCCCGGCTTCGTGCATCACGCGACGCAACGTCTGCTGCAGTGCCCGGCCTGGCAGGGCGAGCCGCTCGCGGGCAGGTCGCTGTTGCTGTGGCAGGAAGACGGCCTCGGCGACATGCTGCAATTCGGGCGTTATGCGCGCGTGCTCAAGGCGCAGGGCGCGGCGCACGTCACGTTCGCCTGCCAGCCGCCCCTGCACCGGCTCTTTCGCGGCGTGGAAGGCATCGATGCCGTGATCGACCATGAAGCCGGCGCGGCAGCGGCCGGCCAGTTCGACTGCTGGGTAAGCCCGATCAGCGTGCCTCACCTTCTGGGCACGACGCTTCAGACGATCCCCGCGCCGCTCGCCTGTACGCCGGAGCCCGCGCTCGTCGAACACTGGGGCGCGCGCCTCGCCACGCTCGCGCCGGGCCCGCGCATCGGCATCGTCTGGAAGGGCAACCCGAAGCATTTCAACGACGCCCATCGCTCGCTGCCAACGCTTGCCGCGCTCGCGCCGCTCTGGAACCTGCCGGGGGTGCAGTTCGTGAGCCTGCAAAAAGGTCAAGGCGAAGACGAAGCGCAAAATCCGCCTGCGAGCCTGCCGCTGCTGCACCTCGGCAGCGATGTGGGCGATTTCGTCGATACCGCGGCGATCATCGCGCAGCTCGATCTCGTGATTTGCGTGGATACGTCCACCGCGCATCTGGCGGCGTCGCTCGGCAAGCCGTGCTGGGTGCTGCTGCCGCAATACGACCTGGACTGGCGCTGGATGCACGAGCGCGAAGATTCGCCGTGGTATCCAGGCACGATGCGCCTGTTCCGCCAGCGCATGAACGAAGCGTGGAGCGCCGTTGTGGAGCGTGTGCGCGAGGCGTGCGCGGAGCGCTTCGGCGTTTGA
- a CDS encoding DUF1330 domain-containing protein: MTAYAIAHLRDVEPCPAIVEYLEKIDATLEPFGGRFIIHGGRVERLEGMFSGDLIMIEFASRELARAWYRSSSYQAILPLRAEHSRGEVFLIDQVEMPHRATDVLRPAHENGPAK; the protein is encoded by the coding sequence ATGACCGCCTATGCCATTGCCCATCTGCGCGACGTCGAACCTTGCCCCGCCATCGTCGAATACCTGGAGAAGATCGACGCCACGCTCGAGCCTTTCGGCGGCCGCTTCATCATTCATGGCGGGCGCGTCGAACGGCTCGAGGGAATGTTTTCCGGCGATCTCATCATGATCGAGTTCGCGAGCCGCGAGCTCGCGCGCGCATGGTATCGCTCAAGCAGCTATCAGGCGATCCTGCCGCTGCGCGCGGAGCACTCGCGCGGCGAAGTGTTCCTGATCGATCAGGTCGAGATGCCGCATCGCGCGACTGACGTACTGCGTCCCGCTCACGAAAACGGCCCCGCAAAGTGA
- a CDS encoding phosphocholine-specific phospholipase C, giving the protein MTSNSRRRFLQTVAQSGAAAAAMTVLPESIRNALAIPANSRTGTIRDVEHIVVFMQENRSFDHYFGHMRGVRGYNDRLPIPLPGGLPVWYQPSKEDATKPVLPFHLDTFKTSAQCVGDLDHSWYPTQYAINNGLYNQWPQYKTDMTMGYYLRADIPFHYALADAFTVCDNYFCSLPGPTHPNRSYLMTGMVDPTGTMGGPLLDNNDFVDGDVPPTYQLLSWTTYPERLQAAGISWQIYQQGTNGSDPLNGNYGTNILQNFANFINAQPGSALYQRAQTVRTIADLKNDVLQNNLPQVSWLLPPAAFSEHPKYTPAYGAEYTSQIIEALTSNPDVWSKTVLFIMYDENDGFFDHIVPPQPPTTSTQGKSTVSVDGEIHNVVNPLRGGKYTADGLPYGLGPRVPMTVVSPWTKGGFVCSQVFDHTSVIRFIEARFGVQEPNITAWRRAVCGDLTTCFDFRTPDATMPTLPDTSNYMTLADNQCSANSAPTVPATPLPIDAQEPGVRYARALPYELHVNAKPTAQNNTLSITFANKGRQGAHFYVYGTNRSDGPWRYTVEAGKALDDTWDLSVTNGVYAFEVHGPNGFLRRFAGTAAQSGPGKSGRAPAPAVTAHYDVANGNLFLKFTNAGTSVAHLNVTDNAYGAHERNVVVPAGGFIEEPWILASSHHWYDLTVTSRDDATFAWRFAGHIENGRPSISDPAAVAPVTKLS; this is encoded by the coding sequence ATGACGTCAAACAGCCGTCGCCGTTTCCTGCAGACCGTCGCGCAGTCGGGCGCCGCCGCCGCAGCGATGACCGTTCTTCCCGAATCGATCCGCAATGCGCTGGCCATTCCGGCCAATTCGCGCACCGGTACGATCCGCGATGTCGAGCACATCGTCGTGTTCATGCAGGAGAACCGTTCGTTCGACCACTACTTCGGCCATATGCGCGGCGTGCGCGGCTATAACGACCGTCTGCCGATTCCGCTGCCGGGCGGCCTGCCGGTGTGGTATCAGCCGTCGAAGGAAGATGCCACGAAGCCCGTGCTGCCGTTCCACCTCGACACGTTCAAGACGAGCGCGCAATGCGTGGGCGACCTCGACCACTCGTGGTACCCCACTCAGTACGCGATCAACAACGGTCTGTACAACCAGTGGCCGCAGTACAAGACCGACATGACGATGGGCTATTACCTGCGCGCGGACATTCCGTTCCACTACGCGCTGGCCGATGCCTTCACGGTGTGCGACAACTACTTCTGCTCGCTGCCGGGCCCGACGCACCCGAACCGCTCGTATCTCATGACAGGCATGGTCGATCCGACCGGCACGATGGGCGGCCCGCTGCTCGACAACAACGACTTCGTTGACGGCGACGTGCCGCCCACCTACCAGTTGCTTTCGTGGACGACCTACCCCGAGCGCCTGCAGGCCGCCGGCATTTCCTGGCAGATCTATCAGCAGGGCACGAACGGCAGCGACCCGCTGAACGGCAACTACGGCACGAACATCCTGCAGAACTTCGCGAACTTCATCAACGCGCAGCCCGGCTCGGCGCTCTACCAGCGCGCGCAAACGGTGCGCACCATCGCCGACCTGAAAAACGACGTACTCCAGAACAATTTGCCGCAAGTCTCGTGGTTGCTGCCGCCCGCGGCGTTCTCGGAGCACCCGAAGTACACGCCGGCCTATGGCGCGGAATACACCTCGCAGATCATCGAAGCGCTGACGTCGAACCCCGACGTGTGGAGCAAGACCGTGCTCTTCATCATGTATGACGAGAACGACGGCTTCTTCGACCATATCGTGCCGCCGCAGCCGCCCACGACGTCCACGCAGGGCAAGTCGACGGTGAGCGTGGACGGCGAGATCCATAACGTGGTCAACCCGCTGCGCGGCGGCAAGTACACCGCCGACGGCCTGCCCTATGGCCTCGGGCCGCGCGTGCCGATGACGGTCGTCTCGCCGTGGACCAAGGGCGGCTTCGTGTGCTCGCAGGTGTTCGACCACACGTCGGTGATCCGCTTCATCGAGGCGCGATTCGGCGTGCAGGAGCCCAACATCACGGCGTGGCGCCGTGCGGTGTGCGGCGACCTCACCACGTGCTTCGACTTCCGCACGCCCGACGCCACGATGCCCACGCTGCCGGATACGAGCAACTACATGACGCTCGCCGACAACCAGTGCTCGGCCAACTCGGCGCCCACCGTGCCGGCCACGCCGCTGCCGATCGACGCGCAGGAGCCCGGCGTGCGCTACGCGCGCGCGCTGCCCTACGAGCTTCATGTGAACGCGAAGCCCACCGCGCAGAACAACACGCTCTCGATCACGTTCGCGAACAAGGGCCGTCAGGGCGCGCACTTCTACGTGTACGGCACGAACCGCAGCGACGGCCCGTGGCGCTATACGGTGGAAGCCGGCAAGGCGCTCGACGACACGTGGGATCTGAGCGTGACGAACGGCGTCTACGCGTTCGAGGTGCATGGCCCGAACGGCTTCCTGCGCCGCTTCGCGGGCACGGCCGCGCAATCGGGTCCGGGCAAGTCCGGCCGCGCACCGGCGCCTGCCGTGACCGCGCACTACGACGTGGCCAACGGCAATCTCTTCCTCAAGTTCACGAACGCCGGCACTAGCGTCGCGCACCTCAACGTGACCGACAACGCCTATGGCGCACACGAGCGCAACGTGGTCGTACCGGCGGGCGGGTTCATCGAGGAACCCTGGATCCTCGCTTCGAGCCATCACTGGTATGACCTCACGGTCACGAGCCGCGACGATGCGACGTTCGCCTGGCGCTTCGCCGGACACATCGAGAACGGCCGGCCGAGCATCAGCGACCCCGCGGCCGTCGCACCGGTCACGAAGCTGAGCTGA
- a CDS encoding TonB-dependent siderophore receptor, with product MHNPAAARRSRLDTARFRSCAPLARRAQLSAALLVSVGVTLTTLSTSGWAQENAQAQAQDSTQSGSTQALPTVKVSAARDSQAASPDRVSAGALGNRRQVDTPFSTNVVTTEEGKDRLASTANDLFKYDPAVTDVGNNMTGENSAFSIRGLPVDMLNGVKVDGQNFPSWDTELSLEQFEQVEMLKGLSGFMYGFSNPGGIVNYVLKRPTDDPYRSFSIGYQSAGVFSQKIDLGGRFGPDKQFGYRLNLVNEDGNTAEANGHVRRQVASLALDYRITPDLTWTVDAFYQKRKTTGTLFGIYFGSDENGNPLGIPDASKVTRQLTQPQNWYETEIASFGTGLDYRFSENWHANIKYRFAKENRYNSDSLLSVFNTQGDYYNTLYAALTRYFYQNVDANVQGKFNTGPFKHDVVVGASYQSQQNEYDNSEGWNDGYSLGIGNIYGSTLLTNDAVHIGENLYRHEITTQTALYASDTVQLTSRLSALLGLRYTQFRDTTYNPDQSQASSYSANPVTPTAALMFKLDPNSTLYASYVEGLQQGGAASNTNVNYPQTYGPLKSKQYEVGFKADHRDWGANLALFRVDQGYEYTNTANVFVQSGTKRYDGVDASGWLQLANDWRVLGGVMWLDAKAVDVDDPSVEGKRVYATPRFTLTARVEYNPSYLRALTVAFGGKYVGNMAVDAANTQFVPAYTTWDLSAKYETQVAGKDVTLRAGVNNLFNRRYWTAAWGYYVMPSATRTFVANATLEF from the coding sequence ATGCACAATCCTGCCGCCGCCCGCCGCTCCCGTCTCGACACCGCTCGTTTCCGTTCATGCGCTCCGCTTGCTCGCCGTGCGCAACTCAGTGCCGCGCTGCTGGTGAGTGTCGGCGTCACGCTCACCACGCTTTCCACGTCCGGCTGGGCGCAGGAAAATGCCCAGGCGCAAGCGCAAGACAGCACGCAAAGCGGGAGCACCCAGGCCCTGCCGACCGTCAAGGTCAGCGCCGCGCGCGACAGTCAGGCGGCCTCGCCCGATCGCGTGAGCGCGGGCGCGCTCGGCAACCGCAGGCAGGTGGACACGCCGTTCTCGACCAACGTGGTGACGACGGAGGAAGGCAAGGATCGCCTCGCCTCAACGGCCAACGACCTCTTCAAGTACGACCCGGCCGTGACCGATGTCGGCAACAACATGACCGGCGAAAACTCGGCGTTCAGCATCCGCGGCCTGCCGGTCGACATGCTCAACGGCGTGAAGGTGGACGGCCAGAACTTCCCCTCGTGGGACACCGAGCTTTCACTCGAACAGTTCGAGCAGGTCGAGATGCTCAAGGGGCTTTCGGGCTTCATGTACGGCTTCAGCAACCCGGGCGGCATCGTCAACTACGTGCTCAAGCGCCCGACCGACGACCCGTACCGCAGCTTCTCGATCGGCTATCAGTCGGCGGGGGTGTTTAGCCAAAAGATCGACCTGGGCGGCCGCTTCGGCCCGGACAAGCAGTTCGGCTATCGCCTCAATCTCGTGAACGAAGACGGCAACACCGCCGAAGCGAATGGTCACGTGCGCCGCCAGGTGGCATCGCTTGCGCTCGACTATCGCATCACGCCGGACCTCACGTGGACGGTCGACGCGTTCTACCAGAAGCGCAAGACCACCGGCACGCTGTTCGGCATCTACTTTGGCTCCGATGAGAACGGCAATCCGCTGGGCATTCCCGACGCGAGCAAAGTCACGCGCCAGCTCACGCAGCCGCAAAACTGGTACGAAACGGAGATCGCCTCGTTCGGCACCGGGCTCGACTATCGCTTCTCGGAGAACTGGCACGCGAATATCAAGTACCGTTTCGCCAAGGAAAACCGCTACAACTCGGACAGCCTGCTCTCCGTCTTCAACACGCAGGGCGATTACTACAACACGCTGTATGCCGCGTTGACGCGCTACTTCTATCAAAACGTCGATGCGAACGTGCAGGGCAAGTTCAACACCGGTCCGTTCAAGCACGACGTGGTGGTGGGCGCAAGCTATCAGAGCCAGCAAAACGAATACGACAACAGCGAAGGCTGGAACGACGGCTATTCCCTCGGCATCGGCAACATCTACGGCAGCACGCTGCTCACGAACGACGCGGTGCATATCGGCGAGAACCTGTACCGCCACGAGATCACCACGCAAACCGCGCTCTATGCGAGCGACACCGTGCAACTCACTTCGCGCCTCTCCGCGCTGCTCGGTCTGCGCTATACGCAGTTCCGCGACACTACCTACAACCCCGATCAGTCGCAGGCGTCGAGCTATAGCGCGAACCCGGTCACGCCAACCGCCGCGCTCATGTTCAAGCTCGACCCGAATTCGACGCTCTATGCGAGCTATGTCGAAGGCCTGCAGCAAGGCGGCGCGGCGAGCAACACGAACGTCAACTATCCGCAGACCTACGGCCCGCTCAAGAGCAAGCAATATGAAGTGGGCTTCAAGGCCGACCATCGCGACTGGGGCGCCAACCTCGCGCTGTTCCGCGTCGATCAGGGCTACGAGTACACCAATACGGCGAACGTCTTCGTGCAGAGCGGCACGAAGCGCTACGACGGCGTGGACGCGAGCGGCTGGCTGCAACTCGCCAACGACTGGCGCGTGCTGGGCGGCGTGATGTGGCTGGACGCGAAGGCCGTGGACGTGGACGACCCGAGCGTGGAGGGCAAGCGCGTGTACGCCACGCCACGCTTCACGCTCACGGCCCGCGTGGAATACAACCCGTCGTACCTGCGCGCGCTCACGGTCGCGTTCGGCGGCAAATATGTCGGCAATATGGCCGTCGATGCCGCGAACACGCAGTTCGTCCCCGCCTATACGACGTGGGATCTGAGCGCGAAATACGAAACGCAGGTGGCCGGCAAGGACGTCACACTGCGTGCGGGCGTGAACAACCTGTTCAACCGCCGTTACTGGACCGCGGCGTGGGGCTATTACGTGATGCCGTCCGCCACGCGCACCTTCGTTGCCAACGCAACGCTCGAATTTTGA
- a CDS encoding NAD-dependent succinate-semialdehyde dehydrogenase: MSSSVKPYPNTQIYIDGAWRAGAKTIAVIDPATEAEIGRLSLASEQDLSDAATAAERAFREWRKVSPLERSKLMRRAAQLLRDRADDIAAIMTREQGKPFGEAKLETLAGGDTIDWFAEEGRRTYGRVIPSRSDAVRQIVTREPVGPVAAFTPWNFPLNQAVRKVSAALASGCTVVLKGPEETPASCAELVKVFADAGLPAGVLNLVFGVPSEVSSYLIAHPAIRKISFTGSTPVGKLLASKAGEHMKRATMELGGHAPAIVFADADVPRAAKLLASAKFRNAGQVCISPTRFMVEDAAYDEFVEHFVATTRAIKVGNGLEDGVQMGPLANDRRLAAMERLVADAREQGAKVLTGGERVGREGYFFAPTVLTDVPLSARIMNEEPFGPIAPISRFSSYKDAIAEANRLPYGLAAYAYTRSSATSAALSDDVETGMLSINHHGLALPETPFGGVKDSGYGSEGGSEAMEAYLVTKFVSEHR; this comes from the coding sequence ATGAGTTCCAGCGTGAAGCCCTATCCCAACACCCAGATCTACATCGACGGCGCATGGCGCGCCGGCGCGAAGACGATCGCTGTGATCGACCCCGCGACCGAAGCGGAAATCGGCCGCCTGAGCCTCGCGAGCGAGCAGGACCTTTCCGATGCCGCCACCGCAGCCGAGCGCGCCTTCCGCGAATGGCGCAAGGTCTCGCCGCTCGAACGCAGCAAGCTCATGCGCCGCGCCGCGCAACTGCTGCGCGATCGCGCCGACGACATCGCCGCGATCATGACGCGTGAGCAGGGCAAGCCGTTTGGCGAAGCGAAGCTCGAAACGCTCGCGGGCGGCGACACGATCGACTGGTTCGCCGAAGAAGGCCGCCGCACCTATGGCCGCGTGATCCCGTCGCGCTCGGACGCCGTTCGCCAGATCGTCACGCGCGAGCCGGTGGGCCCGGTCGCCGCGTTCACGCCGTGGAACTTCCCGCTCAACCAGGCCGTGCGCAAGGTGTCGGCGGCGCTCGCCTCGGGCTGTACCGTCGTGCTCAAGGGACCGGAAGAAACGCCGGCCAGCTGCGCCGAACTCGTGAAGGTGTTCGCCGACGCGGGCCTGCCCGCAGGCGTGCTGAACCTCGTGTTCGGCGTGCCTTCGGAAGTGTCGTCGTACCTGATCGCGCATCCGGCGATCCGCAAGATCTCGTTCACGGGCTCGACGCCGGTGGGCAAGCTACTCGCCTCGAAGGCCGGCGAGCACATGAAGCGCGCCACGATGGAACTGGGCGGCCACGCCCCGGCCATCGTGTTCGCCGACGCCGACGTGCCGCGCGCCGCGAAGCTGCTCGCGAGCGCCAAGTTCCGCAACGCGGGGCAGGTCTGCATCTCGCCCACGCGCTTCATGGTGGAAGACGCCGCCTACGACGAGTTCGTCGAGCACTTCGTCGCGACGACGCGCGCGATCAAGGTCGGCAACGGTCTCGAAGACGGCGTGCAGATGGGCCCGCTCGCAAACGACCGCCGCCTCGCGGCAATGGAACGGCTCGTCGCCGACGCGCGCGAACAGGGCGCGAAGGTGCTGACGGGCGGTGAACGCGTGGGCCGCGAAGGCTACTTCTTCGCGCCGACCGTGCTCACCGACGTGCCGCTTTCGGCGCGCATCATGAACGAAGAGCCGTTCGGCCCGATCGCGCCGATCTCGCGTTTCTCGAGCTACAAGGACGCGATCGCCGAAGCGAACCGTCTGCCGTACGGTCTCGCCGCGTATGCCTACACGCGTTCGAGCGCGACTTCGGCGGCACTCTCCGACGACGTGGAAACCGGCATGCTGTCGATCAACCACCACGGCCTCGCCCTGCCGGAAACGCCGTTCGGCGGCGTGAAGGATTCGGGTTACGGCTCGGAAGGCGGCAGCGAAGCGATGGAAGCCTATCTCGTCACGAAGTTCGTTTCCGAGCATCGTTGA
- a CDS encoding GFA family protein: MLTGGCLCGKVRYQIQAAPIGSTVCHCVDCRRASGAPFVGWISVPWSAFRFVAGATKTHVSSPGVERAFCADCGTPLTYRHAAFAGEIDVATGTLDRPDDAPPDNHTWTSQKLAWVQLADGLPQYPHALPGP; the protein is encoded by the coding sequence ATGCTGACTGGCGGCTGTTTATGCGGCAAGGTCCGCTATCAGATCCAGGCTGCGCCGATTGGCAGCACGGTGTGCCATTGCGTGGATTGCCGGCGTGCTTCGGGAGCGCCGTTCGTCGGCTGGATCAGCGTGCCGTGGAGCGCGTTCCGGTTCGTTGCGGGCGCAACGAAAACGCATGTGTCGAGTCCGGGTGTCGAGCGCGCGTTCTGCGCCGACTGCGGCACGCCGCTCACTTACCGGCATGCGGCGTTCGCGGGAGAGATCGACGTGGCGACGGGCACCCTCGATCGCCCCGACGACGCGCCGCCCGACAATCACACCTGGACCTCGCAAAAACTGGCCTGGGTGCAACTCGCGGACGGCTTGCCGCAATATCCGCACGCGCTTCCCGGACCATAA